DNA sequence from the Candidatus Poribacteria bacterium genome:
GGATTGCGGCCTATATCAGGAGAGGGAGCTGAGGGGAAGAAACTGGGATCCGTTTCCAGTTCCACCCAATACCATAGATGCCGTTCTGTTAACCCATGCCCATCTGGATCACTCCGGTTTGCTGCCCAAGCTGGTGAGGGAGGGTTTTGAGGGTAGGATCTACTGCACGGCGGCCACCTCCGAGATCTCAGGGATCGCCCTCCTGGATTCCGCACACCTACAGGAGGAGGATGCCGAGTTCAAGCGAAAAAGGCATAAACGGGAGGGGAGAAAAGGGCCGTATCCTGAGATCCCGCTCTACACGTCGGAGGACGCCAGGGCAACATTTCCCCTCTTTCACCCCGTGAGATACGGCGAGAGCGTTCAACTGGGAGATGGAATTGAGGCGAGCTTCCATGACGCGGGACATAT
Encoded proteins:
- a CDS encoding MBL fold metallo-hydrolase → MQVRLSFLGAAQNVTGSRYLLEFNGHKILVDCGLYQERELRGRNWDPFPVPPNTIDAVLLTHAHLDHSGLLPKLVREGFEGRIYCTAATSEISGIALLDSAHLQEEDAEFKRKRHKREGRKGPYPEIPLYTSEDARATFPLFHPVRYGESVQLGDGIEASFHDAGHILGSSMIKIDLSRNGWRRTILFSGDVGRWNKPILRDPTLFDEADYILVESTYGDRLHEDPEDVEDMLADAVNLTWKLIYPQFYPPLTKAMRR